A stretch of Fusobacterium perfoetens DNA encodes these proteins:
- a CDS encoding TIGR03936 family radical SAM-associated protein, with translation MKKRLFFNKYDDMKYISHLDLLRVMDRLLRRSGVPIKYSQGFHPRPKISLGNPISLGTEAFNEPMDIELREDMTNDELMKRLNSKSVLGFEFTKVIDIDGKTSIADEYKEMRYEITGDPSSLEKLYNLLSQDEILLIKEKKGKVETKNLKPRIKFFERKGDVINLIIENMSPNSLLNICEVAIKDVAIKRFCVEK, from the coding sequence ATGAAAAAGAGATTATTTTTTAATAAGTACGATGATATGAAATATATTTCTCACCTAGATCTCTTAAGGGTAATGGATAGACTTCTTAGAAGAAGTGGAGTACCTATAAAGTATTCTCAAGGATTTCACCCAAGACCAAAAATATCTTTAGGAAACCCTATATCTTTAGGAACAGAGGCTTTTAATGAACCAATGGATATAGAACTTAGAGAAGATATGACTAATGATGAGCTTATGAAAAGGCTTAATAGCAAAAGTGTCTTAGGATTTGAGTTTACAAAGGTAATAGACATTGATGGAAAAACTTCCATTGCTGATGAGTACAAAGAGATGAGGTATGAGATAACAGGAGATCCCTCCTCCTTAGAAAAATTATACAATCTATTGTCTCAAGATGAGATTTTACTTATTAAAGAGAAAAAAGGAAAAGTAGAAACTAAAAATTTAAAACCAAGAATAAAATTCTTTGAGAGAAAAGGGGATGTGATAAATCTAATAATAGAAAACATGTCGCCAAATTCTCTTTTAAATATATGTGAAGTAGCTATAAAAGATGTGGCTATAAAAAGATTTTGTGTAGAAAAATAA
- the lpxD gene encoding UDP-3-O-(3-hydroxymyristoyl)glucosamine N-acyltransferase has product MEYKILDVANLLGCEIKGDKNLCVKGLAPFFQAKEDELTFASDEKFLHKLNETKAKVVIVPSIELPELGKTYLLATQDPRKLMPLLLKFFKRETKKMEKPIEDSAKLGNNVEVAPHVYIGHDTEIGDNTKIYPNVTICEGVKIGKDCIIYPNVTIREFCEIGDRVILQPGVVIGGDGYGFVKVNGNNIKIEQIGKVIIEDDVEIGANTTVDRGAIGDTVIKQYSKLDNLIQVAHNVIIGKNFLAASQAGIAGSTEIGDNVTFGGQVGVGGHVKIASGTTVAAKGGITGNILEENQVLGGYPLLPLKDDMKVKASLKKLPELLKRVKTLEKELEKLNK; this is encoded by the coding sequence ATGGAATATAAAATATTAGATGTTGCTAATCTTCTTGGTTGTGAAATTAAAGGGGACAAAAACCTTTGTGTAAAAGGTCTTGCCCCTTTTTTTCAAGCAAAAGAAGACGAGTTAACATTTGCTAGTGATGAAAAATTTTTGCATAAATTAAATGAAACAAAGGCTAAGGTTGTAATTGTGCCGAGTATCGAATTGCCAGAACTTGGAAAAACTTACTTATTAGCTACACAAGATCCAAGAAAATTAATGCCACTTCTTTTAAAATTCTTTAAAAGAGAAACTAAAAAAATGGAAAAACCTATTGAGGATTCTGCAAAACTTGGAAATAATGTAGAGGTAGCACCTCATGTTTATATCGGTCATGATACAGAGATTGGAGATAATACAAAAATTTATCCAAATGTAACAATATGCGAGGGAGTAAAAATCGGAAAAGATTGTATAATTTATCCAAATGTAACTATAAGAGAGTTTTGTGAGATAGGAGATAGAGTAATTCTTCAACCAGGAGTTGTTATTGGCGGAGATGGATATGGTTTCGTTAAAGTAAATGGAAATAATATCAAAATTGAGCAAATCGGAAAAGTTATAATTGAAGACGATGTAGAAATCGGAGCAAATACAACTGTTGATAGAGGAGCAATTGGAGATACTGTTATAAAACAATATTCAAAACTAGATAACTTAATTCAAGTGGCACATAATGTTATAATCGGTAAAAACTTCTTGGCTGCCTCACAAGCTGGAATTGCAGGAAGTACAGAGATAGGAGATAATGTTACTTTTGGTGGACAAGTAGGAGTAGGTGGACATGTTAAGATAGCTAGTGGAACTACTGTGGCAGCTAAAGGTGGAATTACAGGAAATATATTGGAAGAAAACCAAGTTTTAGGTGGATACCCACTTCTTCCATTAAAAGACGATATGAAAGTAAAAGCTAGTCTAAAGAAACTTCCAGAACTTCTAAAGAGAGTAAAAACTTTGGAAAAAGAATTAGAAAAACTAAATAAATAA
- a CDS encoding OmpH family outer membrane protein, translated as MKKIALVALAVAMSTQALALKIGVVNTQELFFKYSKTKAMEENLKKQTSSLDNTLKQKQVELQKMELELKAKGSKVTDKDKKAFEDKIKMLEKFVKDSQVKLNKERATRMAEIEKTMEKAIDKVAKAEKADYVLEAGAVKFGGVDMTSKVLAEMEKSK; from the coding sequence GTGAAAAAAATAGCATTAGTAGCATTAGCAGTGGCTATGTCAACACAAGCTTTAGCATTAAAAATAGGAGTAGTAAATACACAAGAGCTATTCTTTAAATATTCTAAAACAAAAGCTATGGAAGAAAATCTAAAAAAACAAACTTCATCTTTAGACAATACTTTAAAACAAAAACAAGTAGAACTTCAAAAAATGGAGTTAGAATTAAAAGCTAAAGGTTCTAAAGTAACTGATAAAGATAAAAAAGCTTTTGAAGATAAAATAAAAATGTTAGAAAAATTTGTTAAAGATTCTCAAGTAAAACTTAATAAAGAAAGAGCAACAAGAATGGCTGAAATAGAAAAAACTATGGAAAAAGCTATTGATAAAGTAGCGAAAGCTGAAAAAGCTGACTATGTATTAGAAGCTGGAGCTGTAAAATTTGGTGGAGTAGATATGACATCAAAAGTTTTAGCTGAAATGGAAAAATCTAAATAA